GGCAAAAGCCCCATGCCCTAGGGAGATTTGTCCCGCATAACCGACTAACATATTAAGACCAATACAGATGACGGCATTGAGCATGCTCGTAATGGCAATTTCATAATGGAAACTATTTTGCAATAACATAGGCAAAATACACAATATCACAATCATCAAAACGATGCCCTTGTCTAAAAATAAACCTTTATTTCTCATCTTACACTCTCGCAAATTTTTTAGACCCAAACAGACCGCCTGGGAAGAAGAATAGAATCAATAGCAATACGATAAAGGCGACGGCATCTTTGTATTCGCTACTCAAATAACCTGCGACAAAAGATTCCAAAATACCAAGGAGTACGCCACCAAACACTGCGCCAAAGGGATTACCGATACCTCCGATGATCGCGGCACAAAAGCCTTTGAGCCCGAGCATGACCCCAATTTCATAGTTCGTGGAGATGATGGGTGTCAGTACAATGCCCCCGATAGAAGCAATTCCTGCTGAAATCATAAAATTCCAAATCAAAATCTTGCGTACGGAGATACCTACTAATTTGGCGGCGTTTTTGTTATCAGCGGTTGCTAGCATTGCTTTTCCGATTTTTGTTTTGTTAAAAAGTACGTATAAGCCCAAAACGATTACCAAAGAGACAAGAATGACCAAGATGGCTTGTGGCGTAATCGTGGCGCCATAGATAGTGATTGGGGTATTGCTGATGAATGGAGGCAAGGTGTGCATTTGTTTATCAAACACAACCTGTGCGGCACCTCTTATGAAAATCGAATAGCCCAAGGTTAAAATGATGAGCGATGTCGTAGATGAATTTTTTGATATGGAGACCAGCTTAAATAATATATAGCCCAGCAATGATGAGAAAAATATCGCAATGGGAAAAGCCAATACAAAAGGAAAATGAGCATAAGATAAAAAGACCGCAGACATGCCTCCTATCATGACAAACTCCCCTTGTGAAAAGTTGATAATCTTGCTGGAGTTATAAATGACGGTAAATCCTAATCCAACGAGGGCATAAATAAAGCCAACCGTGAGACCCCCAAAGGTAAATTGTAATAATTCACTCATGAGAAGGGTCTTTAAAAACAACAAATTTATGTATGATCTCTTTCATATTAAGTCCTTTGATTTTGATATGTAAGGGGTCTCTTCAAAAAGTCTATTACAATAATACTTAAACTTTACATAAATATGTAGTACATTATTTTTTTTATTTTTTTTTATTACTTTTTTACATTTTATTAAGTTTTCTTATATGTAAGGCGTAAATGAGTTTTTTCATAAAAAGTGCAATTTTTCCACTGAGATTGATAGAAAAAAGCTTACCGATGGCACAATTGGTTCCTCCTAAATCGATAAAAATTCCTTTATTGGAGATATTATTTTTGGTGCCCGTTTTGTGCTCGAGACGCTTGAGGATATTTTTTGATACCAATAAGGCTTGCATTCTCGCAGCTTGTGCTGTGGGTGCTTGGAAATTATTGGTTTTGACATCACGTGCTTGCACGACATCTCCGATGGCATAAGCATTGGGATAGGAAGGAATCTGATAATACTCATCAACGATGTATTGATTTCGTGGATTTGGGGTGATGCCATCGCTAGTTTTCTCTATCGCATTGCCTATGACTCCGATGACAAAGATCAGAAGATCATAATCAATAGCACTCCCATCAGATAGGATGATTTTGTTTTCATCTAACTCAGAAGCAAACCGTTTGGTGATGATTTTGATGCCTAATTGCTCGCATCTAAGGCGTGATTTTTCGATCAAAAAAGGATCCATATTGGGCAAAATCGTATCGAGGCCTTCTACTAATGTAACATCAATATTTTGGGGCGTTAAATCATGAGATTGGATGGTGTGTGCATATTCACAAGCGATTTGCAATCCCGAAACACCTCCTCCCACAACGACAATATGACGATTTTTGGGCTCTGAATGCAAGAGGTCTAAAAAGGCTTTTCGATAAAAATCAAGATGCTCAATCGCTTTGATATCTTTGGTAAATTGGGTTACATTTTTGATTTGAGAAGGAAAAAACGAGCAAGAACCGGTCGCGATTACAACGACGTCATAGTCGTATCTTTGGGAGTTTTTTGTTTGGATGAATTGTTCGTTGAATGCTATATGTGTCACTTCATCTTGGATAAATTCGATACCGTTTTTTTCACAATAAGTACGATAATCATACAAAAGCTCGGACCGATTATAATATCCTGATAAGTATTTATGGATGTGTGTTTGCATCAA
This genomic window from Sulfurospirillum sp. 1612 contains:
- a CDS encoding NAD(P)/FAD-dependent oxidoreductase — translated: MNQNNKKKIIVIGGGYAGISLLHELKGHNNLTLTLIDKAPHHLMQTHIHKYLSGYYNRSELLYDYRTYCEKNGIEFIQDEVTHIAFNEQFIQTKNSQRYDYDVVVIATGSCSFFPSQIKNVTQFTKDIKAIEHLDFYRKAFLDLLHSEPKNRHIVVVGGGVSGLQIACEYAHTIQSHDLTPQNIDVTLVEGLDTILPNMDPFLIEKSRLRCEQLGIKIITKRFASELDENKIILSDGSAIDYDLLIFVIGVIGNAIEKTSDGITPNPRNQYIVDEYYQIPSYPNAYAIGDVVQARDVKTNNFQAPTAQAARMQALLVSKNILKRLEHKTGTKNNISNKGIFIDLGGTNCAIGKLFSINLSGKIALFMKKLIYALHIRKLNKM
- a CDS encoding branched-chain amino acid ABC transporter permease encodes the protein MSELLQFTFGGLTVGFIYALVGLGFTVIYNSSKIINFSQGEFVMIGGMSAVFLSYAHFPFVLAFPIAIFFSSLLGYILFKLVSISKNSSTTSLIILTLGYSIFIRGAAQVVFDKQMHTLPPFISNTPITIYGATITPQAILVILVSLVIVLGLYVLFNKTKIGKAMLATADNKNAAKLVGISVRKILIWNFMISAGIASIGGIVLTPIISTNYEIGVMLGLKGFCAAIIGGIGNPFGAVFGGVLLGILESFVAGYLSSEYKDAVAFIVLLLILFFFPGGLFGSKKFARV